Proteins from a genomic interval of Bradyrhizobium sp. CCBAU 53340:
- a CDS encoding U32 family peptidase, translated as MQFSLGPVLYNWAPERWRDFYFRIADEAPVDVVSVGEIVCSKRAPFFAEHLPDVLERLERAGKQVLIGSLILVSLRRERRQTEELCATDGALVEVNDLTCLRSIKGRPHAIGPYVNIYNEASAAFHVQQGATRICLPPELPLSSAAVIAAAVPQALIEMFAFGRVPLAIAGRCYHARLHKLSKDNCRFVCEKDPDGLALKTLDQQDFLTINGVQTLSHACTNLIGDIAGLRAAGIGSLRLSPQDCDMVAVARTFRDVLDGRGSAEDASGRLSALYPGVAFANGFVRGQPGFSLAPA; from the coding sequence ATGCAGTTTAGTCTCGGACCGGTGCTCTACAATTGGGCGCCGGAACGCTGGCGCGACTTCTATTTCCGGATCGCCGACGAGGCGCCGGTTGACGTCGTGTCCGTGGGCGAGATCGTATGCTCGAAACGCGCTCCATTTTTTGCGGAGCATCTGCCTGACGTGCTCGAACGCCTCGAGCGGGCCGGCAAGCAGGTGCTGATCGGTTCGCTGATCCTGGTGTCGCTCCGCCGTGAGCGGCGCCAGACCGAAGAGCTCTGTGCGACTGACGGCGCCTTGGTCGAGGTCAACGATCTGACCTGCCTCCGGTCGATCAAGGGCCGGCCGCATGCGATCGGCCCTTACGTCAACATCTATAACGAGGCGAGCGCGGCCTTTCACGTCCAGCAAGGCGCCACGCGAATCTGCCTGCCGCCCGAATTGCCGCTCTCGTCAGCGGCGGTGATCGCGGCGGCGGTCCCTCAGGCCTTGATCGAAATGTTCGCCTTCGGCCGGGTGCCGCTGGCGATCGCGGGGCGCTGCTACCATGCGCGGCTGCACAAGCTCTCCAAGGACAATTGCCGCTTCGTCTGCGAAAAGGACCCGGACGGGCTCGCGCTGAAGACGCTCGACCAGCAGGATTTCCTGACGATCAACGGCGTTCAGACCTTGTCGCATGCCTGCACCAATCTCATCGGCGACATCGCGGGCTTGCGCGCGGCCGGCATCGGCTCGCTACGCCTGTCGCCGCAGGATTGCGACATGGTCGCGGTCGCCAGAACCTTTCGCGATGTGCTCGACGGGCGTGGTTCAGCCGAAGATGCCAGCGGCCGCCTGTCGGCGCTTTATCCTGGTGTCGCCTTTGCCAATGGCTTCGTCCGCGGCCAGCCCGGTTTTTCCCTCGCGCCAGCCTAG
- a CDS encoding peptidase U32 family protein has translation MELICPAGTPAALRSAIDAGADAVYCGFNDETNARNFPGLNFSRDELRQGIAFAHGRGARVLVAINTFPRASATALWQRAVDDAVEAGADALIVADIGLMDYVARRHPNQRLHVSVQAAAANPDAIAFYVETFGARRVVLPRVLSVAEIAEIIRETACETEVFVFGGLCVMAEGRCSLSSYATGKSPNMQGVCSPASHVAYEETAKGTTSRLGGFTINRFAPQEAAGYPTLCKGRFSTALGDGYIFEDPVSLDATTLLSGLRSAGVAALKIEGRQRGRAYIESVVRHFRRALDTLEDGSEADIVSLKPFTEGQASTLGAYRKTWR, from the coding sequence ATGGAGCTGATCTGTCCCGCCGGGACGCCGGCTGCGCTGCGGAGCGCCATCGACGCCGGCGCGGACGCGGTCTATTGCGGCTTCAATGACGAAACCAATGCGCGCAATTTCCCCGGACTGAATTTCAGCCGCGACGAGCTGCGCCAGGGTATCGCGTTCGCCCACGGCCGCGGCGCGCGCGTCCTCGTCGCCATCAACACCTTTCCGCGCGCCTCGGCCACCGCGCTCTGGCAGCGTGCCGTCGATGACGCCGTCGAGGCAGGCGCCGATGCGCTGATCGTCGCCGATATCGGGCTGATGGATTATGTCGCGCGGCGCCATCCGAACCAGCGGCTGCATGTCTCGGTGCAGGCGGCGGCCGCCAATCCCGATGCCATCGCCTTCTATGTCGAGACGTTCGGAGCACGCCGCGTCGTGCTGCCGCGCGTGCTCAGTGTCGCGGAGATCGCCGAGATCATCCGCGAGACGGCCTGCGAGACCGAAGTCTTCGTGTTCGGCGGCCTCTGCGTGATGGCCGAAGGGCGCTGCTCGCTGTCGTCCTATGCCACCGGAAAATCGCCGAACATGCAGGGCGTCTGCTCGCCGGCGAGCCACGTCGCCTATGAGGAGACCGCAAAGGGAACCACGTCACGGCTCGGCGGCTTCACCATCAACCGCTTCGCCCCGCAGGAGGCCGCGGGCTATCCGACCCTGTGCAAGGGCCGGTTCTCCACCGCGCTTGGCGATGGCTACATCTTCGAGGACCCCGTCAGTCTCGACGCCACGACGCTGCTGAGCGGATTGCGCAGCGCGGGCGTCGCCGCACTGAAGATCGAGGGGCGGCAGCGCGGACGCGCCTATATCGAGAGCGTGGTCCGTCACTTCCGCCGCGCGCTCGATACGCTGGAGGATGGCAGCGAAGCCGACATCGTCAGCCTGAAGCCGTTCACCGAAGGCCAGGCCTCGACGCTCGGCGCCTATCGCAAGACATGGCGCTGA
- a CDS encoding SCP2 domain-containing protein — protein MSHSSAASGPLPTIPPLLALAIRPLPLLPLQLVLSGFLQRILRRNPGLLDRLGEHRRARFGIKPVDLPFAFIVEAAPPRLSAVRELPQTLDARVSASLANLLALVEGRVDGDALMFSRQLAIEGDMEAVLALRNAIDDAGIDLAEELVCLFGPLGELARRSFEFARDRLTSSPGEQR, from the coding sequence ATGAGTCATTCGTCCGCTGCATCCGGCCCCTTGCCGACAATTCCGCCGCTTCTCGCCCTCGCGATCCGTCCCTTGCCGCTGTTGCCGCTGCAACTCGTTCTCAGCGGCTTCCTGCAACGCATTCTCAGGCGCAATCCCGGCCTGCTCGACAGGCTCGGCGAACATCGCCGCGCCCGGTTCGGGATCAAGCCGGTAGATCTGCCGTTTGCGTTCATTGTCGAGGCCGCTCCGCCGCGACTTTCGGCGGTGCGTGAGCTGCCGCAGACCCTTGACGCCCGGGTCTCCGCCTCGCTCGCGAATTTGCTCGCCCTGGTCGAGGGCAGGGTGGACGGCGATGCGCTGATGTTCTCGCGCCAGCTCGCAATCGAGGGCGACATGGAGGCGGTGCTCGCGTTGCGCAACGCCATCGACGATGCCGGGATCGATCTCGCCGAAGAGCTGGTCTGCTTGTTTGGTCCGCTGGGCGAGCTGGCCAGGCGCTCGTTCGAATTCGCGCGGGACAGGCTGACCAGCTCGCCAGGGGAGCAGAGGTGA